Proteins encoded together in one Pontiella desulfatans window:
- a CDS encoding sulfatase-like hydrolase/transferase, producing MKKELLFALLSVAIGAGASVQVDLSHAYVGPAAVAQNTGDLQLSFSVNATGGVALAATSADPDPAVYVAGFSAWGAVSNPALWNGSFSIHVSSVGNLRIDNGGLGLCIQGGDAQKIDWSNEVVVATIDVPDGTFGLLGVDYANASTSAGTLLDVNGTSHALSGAAGSVAVSGEGGFSISSASDGQGQGFVLAGFSFDVFPASNHSMALGTDLTDEVVVTLAGSSTNFAFPGSTGDVLTVGSAATLITIPDDGGTSPVELNGGGLALEPGSQWMLDGANYSNAFAVGERFVLANYGSFSGGTLGVGFRNFNLPADRDLALVQASTSLYFEVVSQSPATGPNIIIVNVDDMVGGQHFGFEGRDCLTPTLDSMAANGINFREAFAASTVCGPSRYSLMTGRWASRNTSENYMSKYPPGTLGRFGVSDTELEDDGENVGAWLQRAGYRTGFVGKAHLIDDELGRTNDWPSVGMIPYPQAADPATDAGVNGAMRHNHRILTQRMRPYGFDFVGGLYRANLLELRNDALNVHNQEWITKNALDFIDQNHRQRFFLYMAPTINHGPVRNDLTKSLRADPRYTGAGFLPDQDYSFMPPRQAIIAEVENAGKELISARETWIDYSLAAITNRLAAHGIENDTLIIFTADHGEKTLTNSPAIWGKSSLYDLGMRVPLVMRWPNGIAAPGRVYDESVSHIDFVPTLLELAGAAGLPTREIDGESLVPVLDGSTAALRSEVFCEIGYARAVRSREWKYIAVRYTPSVYAQIESGYLWKNYITGLFTEPRPYYVNNSGLGYYTQNTHPGYFDDDQLYDLANDPMEQTNLYGKLPAITYDLKKRLAVYMGDIPNRPFRQSSDSSVEFSPSPPGMPEAPDAIQVQCLDSNRIRLGWNDVSASELGYIVEQSTHGAGFGMVAELPAGSTSATVFVSADIEDAMLRVSAYNALGDSAASSDVDLLAPDCWRHRTFGSTTSSNSQWTADPDGDGLETIWEYAFATDPLNPASSASMGGGVSNQWLQLVVPRNQRRMVAIQARVSTNLHDWAVGEPAATVVASSESNLVFQSSTPVGGASSQFIGADITIP from the coding sequence ATGAAGAAAGAGCTGCTGTTTGCCTTGCTGTCGGTTGCAATCGGGGCGGGCGCTTCGGTTCAGGTGGACTTGTCCCACGCCTACGTCGGCCCGGCGGCGGTGGCCCAGAACACGGGCGATCTTCAGCTGTCGTTTTCGGTCAATGCAACCGGAGGGGTTGCGCTGGCGGCCACGTCGGCGGATCCCGACCCCGCCGTTTATGTGGCCGGGTTTTCGGCATGGGGTGCGGTTTCGAATCCCGCCCTTTGGAACGGTTCCTTTTCGATCCATGTTTCCAGTGTCGGGAACCTGCGCATCGACAATGGCGGGTTGGGCCTCTGCATCCAGGGGGGGGATGCCCAGAAGATTGATTGGTCGAACGAGGTGGTGGTTGCAACCATCGACGTGCCGGATGGCACCTTCGGCCTGCTGGGGGTGGATTATGCCAATGCGTCGACTTCGGCGGGCACGTTGCTGGACGTGAACGGAACGTCCCATGCGCTTTCGGGGGCGGCGGGATCGGTTGCGGTTTCGGGCGAGGGCGGCTTTTCCATTTCCTCGGCTTCCGATGGGCAGGGGCAGGGGTTCGTGCTGGCGGGATTTTCGTTCGATGTTTTTCCCGCATCGAATCATTCCATGGCCCTCGGAACCGACCTGACCGATGAAGTGGTCGTGACGCTGGCCGGCTCCTCCACCAACTTTGCCTTCCCCGGTTCCACGGGGGATGTGCTCACCGTGGGGTCGGCGGCCACGCTGATCACCATCCCCGATGATGGCGGAACGAGCCCGGTCGAGCTGAACGGGGGCGGGCTGGCCCTGGAGCCGGGATCGCAATGGATGCTGGATGGAGCAAACTATTCCAACGCCTTTGCGGTGGGCGAACGCTTTGTGCTGGCGAACTATGGTTCCTTCAGCGGAGGAACCCTGGGCGTCGGCTTCCGCAACTTCAATCTTCCGGCCGACCGCGACCTTGCGCTGGTCCAGGCCTCGACTTCGCTCTACTTCGAGGTTGTTTCGCAATCGCCGGCAACAGGGCCGAATATCATTATCGTGAACGTGGACGACATGGTGGGCGGCCAGCACTTTGGCTTCGAGGGGCGCGATTGCCTGACGCCGACGCTCGATTCCATGGCGGCCAACGGCATCAACTTCCGGGAGGCCTTCGCGGCGTCGACCGTCTGCGGCCCCTCGCGCTATTCGTTGATGACCGGGCGCTGGGCATCGCGGAACACGAGCGAAAACTATATGTCCAAATACCCGCCTGGGACGCTGGGGCGCTTCGGCGTTTCGGATACCGAGCTGGAAGACGACGGCGAAAACGTGGGTGCCTGGCTGCAGCGGGCGGGATACCGCACCGGGTTTGTCGGCAAGGCCCATTTGATCGATGACGAGCTGGGCCGAACCAACGACTGGCCATCGGTCGGAATGATACCCTATCCCCAGGCCGCCGACCCGGCCACCGATGCCGGGGTGAATGGGGCCATGCGGCATAACCACCGCATACTCACCCAACGCATGCGCCCCTATGGCTTCGATTTTGTGGGCGGCCTCTACCGGGCGAACCTGCTTGAACTGCGCAACGACGCGCTCAATGTGCACAACCAGGAATGGATCACTAAAAACGCCCTGGACTTCATTGACCAAAACCACCGCCAACGCTTTTTCCTCTACATGGCGCCAACCATCAACCACGGCCCCGTGAGGAACGACCTCACCAAGTCGCTCCGGGCGGATCCGCGCTACACCGGCGCCGGCTTCCTGCCGGATCAGGACTATTCCTTCATGCCGCCGCGCCAGGCGATCATCGCTGAGGTGGAAAATGCGGGCAAGGAGCTGATCTCGGCCCGGGAAACCTGGATCGATTATTCGCTCGCGGCCATCACCAACCGGCTCGCGGCCCATGGCATAGAAAACGACACGCTGATCATTTTCACCGCCGACCACGGCGAAAAGACGCTCACGAACAGTCCGGCCATCTGGGGCAAGTCGTCGCTCTACGATCTCGGGATGCGCGTGCCGCTGGTCATGCGCTGGCCGAACGGCATCGCGGCGCCGGGGCGGGTATACGATGAAAGCGTATCGCACATCGATTTTGTGCCGACGCTCCTCGAGCTGGCCGGGGCGGCCGGCCTGCCGACCCGCGAAATCGACGGCGAAAGCCTGGTGCCGGTGCTGGACGGAAGTACTGCCGCGCTGCGCAGCGAGGTCTTTTGCGAAATCGGCTATGCCCGTGCCGTGCGCTCCAGGGAATGGAAATATATTGCCGTGCGCTACACGCCTTCGGTCTACGCGCAGATTGAAAGCGGCTATCTTTGGAAGAACTATATCACCGGGTTGTTTACGGAACCGCGACCCTACTATGTCAATAACAGCGGACTTGGCTATTACACCCAGAACACCCATCCGGGCTATTTCGATGATGACCAGCTCTATGACCTGGCCAACGACCCGATGGAGCAGACCAATCTATATGGGAAACTGCCGGCCATCACCTACGACCTGAAAAAACGATTGGCCGTTTATATGGGCGATATCCCGAACCGACCCTTCCGCCAGTCTTCGGATTCCTCGGTCGAATTCTCGCCTTCGCCGCCGGGAATGCCGGAGGCTCCGGATGCGATCCAAGTGCAGTGCCTGGACTCGAACCGCATCAGGCTGGGCTGGAACGATGTTTCAGCCAGCGAACTCGGCTATATTGTTGAACAGTCGACCCATGGCGCAGGCTTTGGAATGGTGGCCGAGCTGCCTGCGGGAAGCACTTCCGCAACGGTTTTCGTGAGTGCCGACATCGAAGATGCCATGCTGCGGGTATCGGCCTACAACGCCCTCGGCGATTCCGCCGCATCCTCCGATGTTGATTTGCTGGCCCCCGACTGCTGGCGCCACCGCACCTTCGGAAGCACCACCAGCTCCAATAGCCAGTGGACGGCCGATCCGGATGGCGATGGGCTCGAAACCATCTGGGAATATGCCTTTGCCACCGATCCGCTCAATCCGGCCTCCAGCGCCTCGATGGGCGGTGGGGTGTCGAACCAATGGCTTCAGCTCGTTGTTCCCCGCAACCAACGGCGCATGGTGGCCATCCAGGCGCGGGTATCGACCAACCTGCACGACTGGGCGGTTGGCGAGCCGGCGGCTACGGTGGTGGCATCCTCGGAATCCAACCTCGTTTTTCAAAGTTCAACCCCGGTTGGAGGCGCTTCATCGCAATTTATCGGGGCGGATATAACGATTCCATAA
- a CDS encoding ThuA domain-containing protein, with amino-acid sequence MKHRVLSLGLVAVALAGIADAKPKLKALIVDGQNNHVVWPKSTIMMKQYLEDTGLFEVDVDRTAYTWRGETREGRWLPLAGVGETQDLEKPKHDPEFTPGFKNYDVVVSNFGNSAADWPEATQRALETYMENGGGFVSVHAADNAFGKWDEYNKMIGLGGWGGRSPASGPYVFYTNEGELKQDHDDKGGCGKHGPQHNVPITLRVKDHPITKGLPEQWLTAKDECYALLRGPAENMTILATGKDESGKAPTDRHEPMLMVVDYGKGRTFHTTLGHDSYSLEGVDFIITFTRGCEWAATGKVTQNVPSDFPTAENASSRNFELNK; translated from the coding sequence ATGAAACACCGTGTGTTGAGTCTGGGATTGGTTGCCGTTGCGCTGGCCGGCATCGCCGATGCAAAACCAAAGCTTAAAGCGTTGATTGTGGATGGCCAGAACAACCATGTCGTCTGGCCGAAGTCGACGATCATGATGAAGCAGTACCTGGAGGACACGGGACTGTTTGAGGTCGATGTCGACCGCACGGCATACACCTGGCGAGGCGAAACGCGCGAAGGCCGCTGGCTTCCGCTGGCCGGCGTTGGCGAAACGCAGGATCTGGAAAAGCCGAAACACGACCCGGAGTTCACTCCAGGCTTCAAGAACTATGATGTGGTGGTTTCCAACTTTGGCAACAGCGCGGCGGACTGGCCGGAGGCGACCCAGCGTGCGCTGGAAACCTACATGGAAAACGGCGGCGGCTTTGTTTCGGTGCATGCGGCCGACAATGCCTTCGGAAAATGGGACGAGTATAACAAGATGATCGGCCTCGGGGGCTGGGGCGGTCGCAGCCCGGCCTCGGGGCCCTATGTTTTCTACACCAACGAAGGGGAGCTGAAGCAGGACCACGACGACAAGGGCGGCTGCGGCAAGCACGGGCCTCAGCACAACGTTCCGATCACGTTGCGCGTGAAGGACCACCCGATCACCAAGGGGCTTCCGGAGCAGTGGCTGACCGCCAAGGATGAATGCTATGCGCTGTTGCGCGGGCCGGCCGAAAACATGACGATCCTGGCGACCGGCAAGGACGAATCCGGCAAGGCGCCCACCGACCGCCATGAACCCATGCTGATGGTTGTCGACTACGGAAAAGGCCGGACGTTCCATACCACCCTGGGGCACGACAGCTATTCGCTCGAGGGCGTGGATTTCATCATCACCTTCACGCGCGGTTGCGAATGGGCGGCCACCGGCAAGGTGACCCAGAACGTCCCGTCGGATTTCCCAACGGCGGAAAATGCATCGAGCCGGAACTTCGAACTCAACAAATAG
- a CDS encoding 3-keto-disaccharide hydrolase, translating into MKKLITTCVVATVLHTAHAVENLSVAGDGGAVTELLDMELGNFEVWMGIPHSSVKGLPEGTFQSDKVTQGVPMGLDADVKNVFSMIEQAGQPVLHVSGEIYGALTTKKEYGNYHLSLWHKWGDKKWPPRETVKRDSGILYHCYGEHGRFWNVWKTCLEYQVQETDLGDFIPLGGNAATPKVPGPQAEIRGDFDDKKEKRFDPASEVYSSKLGYVHACSEHDAPHGEWNHLELYVVGNDAVHVVNGHVVMVVENARKPDGSPLVKGQIQLQSEAAECYYKDIVLTPIRGFPAGIREKVRLKE; encoded by the coding sequence ATGAAAAAACTGATCACAACCTGTGTTGTTGCAACCGTGCTGCACACGGCCCATGCCGTGGAAAACCTGTCGGTCGCTGGGGATGGGGGCGCTGTTACGGAGTTGCTGGATATGGAACTGGGCAACTTCGAGGTTTGGATGGGGATTCCCCATTCCTCGGTGAAGGGCTTGCCGGAGGGCACGTTCCAGTCGGACAAGGTGACGCAGGGCGTTCCGATGGGGTTGGATGCCGATGTGAAAAACGTCTTTTCCATGATCGAGCAAGCCGGCCAGCCGGTGCTGCATGTGAGCGGCGAAATCTATGGCGCGCTGACCACGAAAAAGGAATACGGCAACTATCACCTCAGCCTATGGCACAAGTGGGGCGACAAAAAATGGCCGCCGCGCGAAACCGTGAAGCGCGACAGCGGCATCCTGTACCATTGCTACGGCGAACACGGCCGGTTCTGGAACGTTTGGAAAACCTGCCTGGAATACCAGGTGCAGGAGACCGACCTCGGCGACTTCATTCCGCTGGGCGGCAATGCCGCCACGCCGAAGGTGCCCGGCCCGCAGGCGGAGATCCGGGGTGACTTTGACGATAAAAAGGAAAAACGCTTCGACCCCGCAAGCGAGGTTTATTCCAGCAAGCTCGGATACGTCCATGCCTGCTCCGAGCACGATGCGCCGCACGGCGAATGGAACCATCTGGAATTATATGTGGTTGGCAACGATGCCGTGCATGTGGTGAACGGCCATGTGGTGATGGTGGTGGAAAACGCGCGCAAGCCCGATGGCTCGCCGCTGGTCAAGGGCCAGATCCAGCTCCAGAGCGAAGCGGCCGAATGCTATTACAAGGACATCGTACTCACCCCGATCCGCGGGTTTCCCGCTGGCATCCGTGAAAAGGTCAGGTTGAAGGAATGA
- a CDS encoding PEP-CTERM sorting domain-containing protein (PEP-CTERM proteins occur, often in large numbers, in the proteomes of bacteria that also encode an exosortase, a predicted intramembrane cysteine proteinase. The presence of a PEP-CTERM domain at a protein's C-terminus predicts cleavage within the sorting domain, followed by covalent anchoring to some some component of the (usually Gram-negative) cell surface. Many PEP-CTERM proteins exhibit an unusual sequence composition that includes large numbers of potential glycosylation sites. Expression of one such protein has been shown restore the ability of a bacterium to form floc, a type of biofilm.) → MNGSMKWMVAILASGASVAMASISLDFNVASTYTGASRLRVSSDVITYNFSVDGTGNVTLDASATSTDGNAVTTVDSWDGAVGTVSDAALYGTSFTLSAQGYRRINDGSSYASTDLSMDGEDGGGIGVFGQNGSLIDGSTLATTNLEQIVWTLSGNVVLDFDSFDYSDWGGSPDIELSDGTTSEIYLNMTTTEPTDVALTKDISSAGFSIGNGESFTFAAPVDGSNGIAIAGLNFTASIPEPATLGLVTAFGAGVLFVRRRFML, encoded by the coding sequence ATGAATGGAAGCATGAAATGGATGGTGGCAATTCTCGCGTCGGGTGCCTCGGTGGCCATGGCGTCGATCTCGTTGGATTTCAATGTGGCGTCAACGTATACCGGAGCGAGCCGTTTGCGGGTGAGCAGCGACGTCATTACCTACAACTTCAGTGTGGATGGCACGGGTAACGTTACGCTCGACGCATCGGCTACCTCGACCGATGGGAATGCCGTTACTACGGTGGACAGCTGGGATGGAGCCGTGGGAACGGTTTCGGATGCGGCTCTCTATGGCACCTCCTTCACGCTCTCGGCGCAGGGATACCGGCGCATCAACGATGGTTCGTCGTATGCGAGCACGGATCTTTCGATGGACGGAGAGGATGGCGGCGGGATTGGTGTTTTTGGCCAGAATGGCAGTCTGATTGATGGCTCGACCTTGGCCACTACCAACCTTGAACAGATTGTGTGGACACTCAGCGGCAATGTGGTTCTTGATTTCGATTCGTTCGACTACAGCGATTGGGGCGGCAGTCCCGACATCGAGCTGAGCGATGGCACCACATCCGAGATCTATCTGAACATGACCACGACGGAACCCACCGATGTTGCTTTGACCAAGGATATTTCCTCCGCTGGTTTTTCGATTGGTAACGGAGAATCCTTTACTTTTGCAGCCCCCGTGGATGGGTCGAATGGTATTGCTATCGCAGGATTGAACTTCACGGCTTCCATCCCCGAACCGGCCACGCTCGGTCTGGTGACGGCATTCGGGGCCGGTGTTCTGTTTGTCCGCCGCCGGTTCATGCTGTAG
- a CDS encoding sulfatase-like hydrolase/transferase, giving the protein MTKFSGMAAMLLCVSFASAEITLEFPVEPLNTGATRLNAGSSLVFDFAVDGSGNVTVDATTASGDPLAIATVNGWDGVVGSVANESLFNSSFQLTASGYRLGSSNNISLDGYQGGQLGIYGRNASRIDGANYAETEELKWEITDGNPELQFTGWVYTSDNGIGDSIIADADSAITNFNLAGRLGTNTLPGITLDSGEFLSFMQPTNGSHGFGLAGFSFDLVGAPVPLQLTTGIVEVAFSNTLTNRLLDVPIRLDYSVDGSGIVSLDASTSSSDPEAIAVVDGWDGATALFTNPVVFNSTFSLTLDAITETGGGRVALAETAPGGLGIQGQNSSRIDGGGLATPNVETLRIATATGAARVGFKGVGWNNSANGVQMTASLGNHAATNAVGGVSGEWLLEGFTAASGETLALSTASAQGFALTGFSFELVVPEVQPRTNALPNIIVILADDLGYSDISHNPYSAPEVSTPNIDNLISNGVWFSDAYASGNICAPSRTGFLSGCYQHRIGVHHEGDVNASSFSATFPYFPQHLKQQFDGVEDYATQFVGKWHQGRDRTATVSVDGNNNGSFTEDEFDYGLAEEATLKYNPLKRGFDQVYGFVDLGGSSYWNYGRGFFDQLYRHEFEAPIDGIDDGDALETYMTTRFTEEACGFIETQAAADKPFFVYLSYNAVHTPMEAPSTPAGLSEGDPGWFPDAEYYNTNFPNMGQTPSYVYDNMSDADKQANRAILMAMLYHMDQGIGQVVDCLTTNGVLDNTIVVFWSDNGGSQASVAANDPLRERKHFNYEGGVRVPMTISWPDGLGAYHGTTVDAPVMSIDILPTALDAAEIEPINGFSALDGKSLLPLIRGEVDAVHDSLCWSEGVDTGEYSIRQGDWKLYIDQDVYELYHLRDDVGESNDLSLVHPERVRSMRQTFYAWMDEMTAVAGEAVDERLWSTVTPSGIPAEPAVIFQRVEAADGSFVVEYDEMAGWLTNRVFEATDSLTNGWAPVYPESLEQVDRFLDRSTFHAVFPATSSQQFFRVIAE; this is encoded by the coding sequence ATGACCAAGTTTTCTGGAATGGCGGCAATGCTGCTTTGCGTTTCGTTTGCATCGGCGGAAATTACTCTGGAATTTCCGGTGGAACCCCTCAACACCGGGGCAACGCGGCTGAACGCTGGCTCAAGTTTGGTTTTTGATTTTGCGGTCGATGGTTCCGGCAACGTGACCGTGGATGCAACCACCGCGTCGGGCGATCCCTTGGCAATTGCAACGGTCAATGGCTGGGATGGCGTTGTGGGGTCGGTGGCGAATGAGTCGCTGTTCAATTCATCGTTCCAGTTGACGGCATCGGGATATCGGCTGGGTTCATCCAACAACATTTCATTAGATGGCTACCAGGGCGGTCAGTTGGGTATTTATGGCCGCAATGCAAGTCGCATTGACGGGGCGAACTATGCTGAAACCGAGGAGTTGAAGTGGGAAATCACCGACGGAAATCCTGAGCTCCAATTTACCGGTTGGGTCTATACTTCGGACAACGGTATTGGGGACTCAATTATCGCTGATGCCGACTCCGCCATCACGAATTTTAACCTGGCTGGGCGGCTGGGGACAAATACACTGCCAGGCATTACGCTGGACAGCGGTGAGTTTCTGTCTTTCATGCAGCCGACCAACGGCTCGCACGGTTTCGGGCTGGCCGGTTTTTCGTTCGATCTTGTCGGCGCACCGGTGCCGCTCCAACTGACGACCGGTATTGTCGAAGTGGCCTTTTCCAACACGCTGACCAACCGGCTGCTGGATGTTCCGATACGGCTTGATTATTCGGTGGACGGGAGCGGTATTGTTTCGTTGGATGCCTCGACCAGCTCGTCCGATCCCGAAGCCATTGCGGTGGTCGACGGCTGGGACGGTGCCACGGCGTTGTTCACCAATCCGGTGGTGTTCAATTCAACCTTCAGCCTAACCCTCGATGCCATAACCGAAACCGGCGGCGGGCGGGTGGCGCTGGCCGAAACCGCACCCGGCGGGCTGGGCATCCAGGGGCAGAATTCGAGCCGCATCGATGGCGGCGGACTCGCCACGCCCAATGTGGAAACGCTGCGCATCGCCACCGCGACGGGCGCGGCCAGGGTCGGCTTCAAGGGCGTCGGCTGGAACAACTCCGCCAACGGCGTGCAGATGACCGCCTCGCTTGGGAACCACGCCGCGACGAATGCGGTCGGCGGGGTTTCCGGCGAATGGTTGCTCGAAGGGTTCACCGCCGCATCGGGCGAGACGCTGGCGCTTTCGACCGCTTCCGCGCAAGGCTTTGCCCTGACCGGATTTTCGTTCGAGCTGGTGGTTCCGGAAGTGCAGCCGCGCACCAATGCGTTGCCCAACATTATCGTGATCCTGGCCGACGACCTCGGCTACTCCGACATCAGCCACAATCCCTATTCCGCGCCGGAGGTTTCGACGCCGAACATCGACAACCTGATTAGCAACGGCGTCTGGTTTTCCGATGCCTATGCTTCGGGTAACATCTGTGCACCTTCGCGCACGGGCTTCCTTTCGGGTTGCTACCAGCACCGCATCGGCGTCCACCACGAGGGCGACGTTAACGCGTCGAGCTTCAGCGCAACCTTCCCGTATTTCCCGCAGCACCTGAAGCAGCAGTTCGACGGGGTGGAGGACTACGCCACGCAGTTCGTCGGCAAGTGGCACCAGGGGCGCGACCGCACCGCGACCGTGAGCGTTGATGGCAACAACAACGGCAGTTTTACGGAAGATGAATTCGACTATGGTTTAGCGGAAGAAGCGACCTTGAAATACAATCCGCTCAAGCGCGGGTTCGACCAAGTCTATGGCTTTGTCGATCTCGGTGGTTCCAGTTATTGGAACTATGGACGCGGTTTCTTCGATCAGCTCTACCGCCACGAATTTGAGGCGCCGATCGATGGCATCGACGACGGCGATGCGCTCGAAACCTACATGACCACACGCTTTACCGAGGAGGCCTGCGGCTTCATCGAAACGCAGGCCGCCGCGGACAAGCCGTTCTTCGTCTACCTCTCCTACAACGCGGTGCACACGCCGATGGAGGCGCCATCCACTCCGGCGGGTTTGAGCGAAGGCGATCCCGGTTGGTTCCCCGATGCGGAATACTACAACACCAACTTCCCGAACATGGGGCAGACGCCGTCCTACGTCTACGACAACATGTCCGATGCCGATAAGCAGGCCAACCGCGCCATCCTCATGGCCATGCTCTACCACATGGATCAGGGCATCGGACAGGTGGTCGACTGCCTGACGACCAATGGGGTGCTGGACAATACCATCGTCGTCTTTTGGTCGGACAACGGGGGCTCGCAGGCCAGCGTGGCCGCAAACGATCCGCTCCGCGAGCGTAAGCATTTCAACTACGAAGGCGGCGTGCGGGTGCCCATGACCATCAGCTGGCCGGACGGCCTCGGCGCCTACCACGGAACCACGGTCGATGCGCCCGTCATGAGCATCGACATCCTGCCGACCGCACTAGATGCTGCGGAGATAGAGCCGATAAACGGTTTCAGTGCTCTTGATGGTAAGAGCCTGCTTCCGCTCATTCGCGGGGAAGTGGATGCCGTTCATGATTCTCTGTGCTGGAGCGAGGGGGTCGATACCGGCGAATACTCGATTCGTCAGGGGGACTGGAAGCTCTATATCGATCAGGATGTCTACGAGTTGTATCACCTGCGTGATGATGTTGGAGAATCCAATGATCTTTCCCTGGTTCATCCGGAGCGTGTTCGTTCCATGCGCCAGACCTTTTATGCCTGGATGGATGAAATGACCGCAGTAGCAGGAGAGGCTGTTGATGAGCGTTTGTGGAGCACCGTAACCCCTTCCGGCATTCCGGCTGAACCGGCTGTTATTTTTCAACGGGTGGAAGCCGCTGATGGTTCGTTTGTGGTGGAATACGATGAAATGGCCGGCTGGCTGACCAACAGGGTCTTTGAAGCCACAGACTCTCTAACCAATGGCTGGGCACCTGTTTATCCTGAATCTCTGGAACAGGTAGACCGCTTTCTGGACAGGAGCACCTTCCATGCGGTTTTCCCGGCCACCTCATCTCAGCAGTTTTTCCGGGTTATTGCTGAATAG